CTAGGTAAACAATAATCCCCACAAGCAGAGCAACCTGTACACAAAAAAAGAATTAGCAAATTAAAAAGCATTCGATACGACATAATCAAAATGAGTTTAGAATTTCATAACATTTGAATACCATCGAAACGATAGAACAAAACAAACTGCTGCATTCAAAATCAATTTCAAAAATTTTTTTTTTTTCTCCATTTCAAAACTTTTCCACACACTAAATAATAAGAAATTCATTTTTTAAAAAACCCCTATTACTACTATTATGGTGTTGATAAGTGGATAAGTCTAGTTATCAACACGTTATCCACAGAAAAAATGACTTTATCCACAATTTTTTATCTACTTATTAACTATGTAAATTATTGATAGTCAAGACTTTAAATGCTTTATCCACACTATCAACATTTGATAAGCAGTTATTATCAACATTGTGGATAAGTTGTTAATAACCAAAAAGTTAGTGTTGGTAACGTTATCAACACCTGTTAGTAACTATTTCTTAACATCACTTACTCACATCTAGCACACAAGTTATACACAGCTATTCACACAAATTGTGAATAAGTGTGGAAAAGGTGGATAACTCCTCATTTTGTGTATAAAATCTGTGGAAAAGTATAAAGTTATCCACATAAAATTGTGGATATGTGGATAAGTCTGCCAATTAGATTAGATTTCTAAAAATCAAACTTAAAAAATTAGAATCTAAATTTAAAATTGTGGGTAACTTTTGTTAAAATGTGGATAAGTAGTATAAAAAAGTGAATAAGTGTGGATAAGATTTGGATTTCTCGTGTGAATAACGTGTTACATCAAGATTTCGACTGTATAAACATCTGAAAAACCAAGAAAAACCTTAGCAAATGTGGATAACTTCTTTCAAATTGTGGATAACTTTAAAAAATGTGTATAAAATTTGGCTTTTGAAGTAAAAAACAAATAAAAAACCATCTCTTCTTACGAAAAGATGGTTATTGATAACTTTTACAAAAAATAATTTTAAACTTTGACTTACAAAGTAAAATTTATTTTCCTTATGTATAATACTGATAAATCAAGGGAAGATACCAGATTCCATATAAGCAATAGCAATCTTATCAATAGAGGTAATAAAAGCTGCATTACGCAAACTCTTGACATCTTTATAATTCTTAAAGGTTTCTCTCACTTGGTGATATGAAGTAATCATAGTTTCTTCTAAAGCAGAGTTTACCAAATCACGCTCATCTGCACCACGCATAATCATTCTGCGAAGGTCGTCGCCTACTCCTTTTCCTGTTGCAGCTTCGATAGCTTGTACGATACGAGTGTTTTCCATTTGGTCGTAACGCTTAGTAATCTTACCAAACGAAACACGAGAAAGATTTTTGAGCCATTCTAAGTAAGAAACTGTAACACCCCCAGCATTGAGATAAAAGTCTGGAAGAATCATTTTACCTTTTTCCAACAAAATAGCTTCAGCTTCTCTAGTAATAGGACCATTTGCACCCTCTCCGATTACTTTTGCTTTAATTCTTGGTGCATTTTCTTCTGTAATTTGGTTTTCTAAAGCAGCAGGAATAAGAACATCACATTCAAATTCCATGAGTTGATTGCTTGGCTTTACTTCTTGAGCTTTTGGATAGCCCATTAGTGAGCCTGTTTCTTTACGATGACGGAATAAATCTTCTACATCAAAACCATCTTTGTTATATACACCACCTTCGTATTCAGCAATTCCTACAACGATTGCACCCTCTTTTTGTGCATACAGTGCAGCGTGGTATCCCACGTTACCAAACCCTTGTACAATAACCGTCTTTCCTGCCAGCCCAGGAGTAAGTCCTAATTCCTTCATATCTTCAGCAATACTCATTGCTTCACGAATACCGAAGATAACACCTAGTCCGGTTGCTTCAGTACGTCCACGGATTCCGTGCATTGAAAGAGGCTTACCTGTAACACAACCTAGTGCATTGATTCCTGGACGAAGAAGTGAATACGTATCAGCAATCCAAGCCATTTCTCTTGCGCCTGTTCCATAGTCAGGAGCAGGAACATCAATAGAAGGACCTATCATTTCTTTTTTTACAAGTTCTGTTGTATAACGACGTGTAATTGTTTCTAACTGGCGAGCTGTATATTTTTTAGGATTGATTTTTACACCTCCTTTAGCTCCACCAAAAGGAACATTTACGAGCGCACACTTAAAAGACATAAGTGTTGCAAGTGCTTTTACTTCATCTGCATTTACAGCTTCAGCAAAACGAATACCTCCTTTTACGGGAAGTTTGTGGTGAGAGTGCTGAACTCTCCACGCTTTGATTACTTGGTAATCGTCGTTGTCTAGGCGAAGAGGAAAACTCATTTCATAGACACTATTAGGAACGATAATTTGTTCTAGTAGCCCTTTGGGGTGCTTGGTAAGTGCTGCTGCATTGTTGAGCGAGCCAAGTACATCTTTGTAGAATTTAGCACCTTGGTCTAAATGTTCTTTATCATTGTTTGCCATAGCAAATATGTGGGTTAGGTGTGTTTTAAATGTTTATTTTGTATTTGGGCTTAAAGTTAATTCATTTTTCTAAGCTAAAAAATACAAATCTTATTCTTTATAAACAATTTATTTTCAATAAAGCTAATCTAGTTGCTCTCAACAATTTAATCATTTGTTTCTTTACACGGACAAACGTATTTATATACTTTTTCATTTACAATAAGTGTTGTTCCTGCTTCAAGATTATAAGTATATTCATTCAACTTATTCCATGTTTTGAGTTGCGATTCAGAAACGCCATATCTTCTTGCAATTTTATAGACAGAAAGTCTTTTATCTAACTTAAGGTAGTTGTATTTTTTGACAGGATTTGAAATAAAACCTTTATAATATTGTTCTTTTAGAGCTACTTTAAGATATTCCCCTTCATAAAGTTTTTCTCGTTTAAGACTTTCCAAACTTGAATACGTATAATTGTTCCACTTTGTAAAGCAAGGAGCGCACAGCTGATACATATTTAAAATAGATTCGATAGTTTCTCCTTCGGCTACCATGTGATAGATATATTCGTCTTCTTTTGGAGTTTCAAAAACACCTTGATGCGTAATGGTACGAACCGTCTGAACGACAGGACGTACTAATAGACTATCTTCATAATAGTTTCCATAGATGTCATGTTGTGCTTGTGAAGAGTAGGTAACAAGCATAAATATCAAAATTGATAAATAAGTTTTCATAATCAGTAGTATAAATTTGGTGTAAAATAATTTTAAACACAGTAGAAAAATAACGTAATTTTTTGCCAATGAAAAATATAAGAGAGTTTTATTTACAGATGTGAAAAATAGTTTTATTCCATACTAGAGTAGAAAATAGTTAGTTTTGTAACTATAAACCTTTAATCTAAAATATCTATGAAAAATATATCTCTATTCTTGTTTTTGGTATTTAGTATTTTGTCCTCTTGTCAAAACAGTCTAGAAAAGAACAATGAAGAATTTGCTGAGAAATTTGAAGGCGATTGGCAACTTAAAAAACTGACAGGAGAGCGTGGAGTAGCAGACTCTGTTATAGAAAAATTTCCGATTACACTAAGTGTAGAAGATACTGCCTTTCTTTTAAAACAAGCCACACAGTACGGACAAACTACTTATCGAAACTGGGTTTTTGATGGTTCAACCCTATTTTTACCTTATTCTAATGAAGAGTTTCAAGAAGATACTTTGACTTTCAAATTGTTAAAATTGAATGAGAAAGAGCTTACTTTAGAGCGACACAATAAAGATTTAGAAGGGCTTGATACGCTTTACTTTGAGAAGTATTATTAGTTAGTGTGCAAAAAAAATAAAGTTAGCCTCCATTAACTGTGTTCTGTAGCATACAGAACACAGTTTTCCCCATTCTTAAACAAATTCTAAGAATTGCGTTATCTTGAAACAACAACTTTCTGATAACTGTCTCCTTTTTCTGTACTGAAAACTAAAATATAAAGTCCATTAGCAAAGTTTGAAATATCGATACTTTCTTGGGTAGTTGAAATTTGTTTTTGTAACAACACTTGTCCTGTTGTATTGTAGAATGTGATATTTCCTTTATCTCTGACTTGAATGTTTAGAGTCTGTTGAGCAGGATTAGGATAGATTTTTAAAAATATTTCTTCTTTGTCTCCATTTTCATGACTAGAAATAATTTCTCCATCTGGAGAAAGCCACTGCAAACCTCCTCCAACCGTTCCAACTACGATTTGAGAACCAAAAGCAGCAGGAAAAACAGTATTTCCAAAATATAAAGTAGAGTTTTG
The genomic region above belongs to Bernardetia sp. and contains:
- a CDS encoding Glu/Leu/Phe/Val family dehydrogenase — translated: MANNDKEHLDQGAKFYKDVLGSLNNAAALTKHPKGLLEQIIVPNSVYEMSFPLRLDNDDYQVIKAWRVQHSHHKLPVKGGIRFAEAVNADEVKALATLMSFKCALVNVPFGGAKGGVKINPKKYTARQLETITRRYTTELVKKEMIGPSIDVPAPDYGTGAREMAWIADTYSLLRPGINALGCVTGKPLSMHGIRGRTEATGLGVIFGIREAMSIAEDMKELGLTPGLAGKTVIVQGFGNVGYHAALYAQKEGAIVVGIAEYEGGVYNKDGFDVEDLFRHRKETGSLMGYPKAQEVKPSNQLMEFECDVLIPAALENQITEENAPRIKAKVIGEGANGPITREAEAILLEKGKMILPDFYLNAGGVTVSYLEWLKNLSRVSFGKITKRYDQMENTRIVQAIEAATGKGVGDDLRRMIMRGADERDLVNSALEETMITSYHQVRETFKNYKDVKSLRNAAFITSIDKIAIAYMESGIFP
- a CDS encoding LysM peptidoglycan-binding domain-containing protein — translated: MKTYLSILIFMLVTYSSQAQHDIYGNYYEDSLLVRPVVQTVRTITHQGVFETPKEDEYIYHMVAEGETIESILNMYQLCAPCFTKWNNYTYSSLESLKREKLYEGEYLKVALKEQYYKGFISNPVKKYNYLKLDKRLSVYKIARRYGVSESQLKTWNKLNEYTYNLEAGTTLIVNEKVYKYVCPCKETND